The Trichosurus vulpecula isolate mTriVul1 chromosome 3, mTriVul1.pri, whole genome shotgun sequence genome includes a window with the following:
- the CIAPIN1 gene encoding anamorsin isoform X2 produces MRAMFLWKTSTNYYNDLHFVFSAAHKESSFDVVLSGLVPGSTTLHNAEILAEIARILRPGGQVLLKEPVETTSVQESKVKTVAKLCSTLTLSGLVEVKELQRESLTPEEVQSVQEHLGYQSDSLVSVQVTGKKPNFEVGSSTQLKLSFPKKSAVSEKPAMDPNAAKLWTLSASDMNDDGMDLIDSDELLDPEDLKKPDPASLRAASCGEGTKRKACKNCTCGLAEELEQEKLKEQKRSQPKSACGNCYLGDAFRCASCPYLGMPAFKPGEKILLSEKNLHDV; encoded by the exons ATGAGAGCCATGTTTCTGTGGAAAACATCAACCAACTATTACAAT GATCTTCATTTTGTCTTCTCAGCTGCtcacaaagaatccagcttcgATGTTGTTCTGTCGGGTCTGGTTCCAGGAAGTACAACACTGCATAACGCTGAGATTTTGGCAGAAATTGCTAGGATCCTTCGACCGGGTGGGCAAGTCCTTCTGAAAGAGCCAGTGGAGACAACCTCAG ttcaggaaagcaaagtgaagacAGTGGCTAAGCTGTGCTCAACCCTGACGCTCTCTGGACTTGTGGAAGTGAAGGAG TTGCAGAGGGAGTCCTTAACCCCAGAAGAGGTACAGTCAGTACAAGAGCACCTAGGTTACCAAAGTGACAGCTTGGTCTCTGTTCAAGTCACAGGCAAAAAACCAAACTTTGAAGTAGGCTCTTCTACTCAGCTTAAGCTTTCTTTTCCCAAGAAGTCTGCTGTGTCAG AGAAACCTGCCATGGACCCTAATGCTGCCAAGCTGTGGACACTCTCAGCCAGCGACATGAATGATGATGGCATG GATCTCATTGATTCTGATGAACTCTTGGATCCAGAGGATTTGAAGAAGCCAGATCCAGCTTCCCTACGGGCTGCTTCATGTGGAGAAGGGACAAAAAGGAAGGCCTGTAAAAATTG CACGTGTGGCCTAGCAGAAGAACTGGAGCAGGAGAAACTGAAGGAACAGAAGAGATCCCAACCCAAGTCAGCTTGTGgaaat TGTTATTTGGGTGATGCCTTCCGCTGTGCGAGCTGCCCCTACCTTGGGATGCCAGCCTTTAAACCTGGGGAGAAAATCCTCTTGAGTGAAAAAAATCTTCATGATGTCTAG
- the CIAPIN1 gene encoding anamorsin isoform X1, with amino-acid sequence MAEYGISTGQRVAVIWDRSSPVEALKSLVDKLQELAGDESHVSVENINQLLQSAHKESSFDVVLSGLVPGSTTLHNAEILAEIARILRPGGQVLLKEPVETTSVQESKVKTVAKLCSTLTLSGLVEVKELQRESLTPEEVQSVQEHLGYQSDSLVSVQVTGKKPNFEVGSSTQLKLSFPKKSAVSEKPAMDPNAAKLWTLSASDMNDDGMDLIDSDELLDPEDLKKPDPASLRAASCGEGTKRKACKNCTCGLAEELEQEKLKEQKRSQPKSACGNCYLGDAFRCASCPYLGMPAFKPGEKILLSEKNLHDV; translated from the exons ATGGCAGAGTATGGAATCTCAACGGGGCAGCGTGTGGCGGTCATCTGGGATAGGTCATCTCCAGTGGAGGCTCTGAAAAGTCTGGTGGATAAACTACAGGAACTGGCTGGTGATGAGAGCCATGTTTCTGTGGAAAACATCAACCAACTATTACAAT CTGCtcacaaagaatccagcttcgATGTTGTTCTGTCGGGTCTGGTTCCAGGAAGTACAACACTGCATAACGCTGAGATTTTGGCAGAAATTGCTAGGATCCTTCGACCGGGTGGGCAAGTCCTTCTGAAAGAGCCAGTGGAGACAACCTCAG ttcaggaaagcaaagtgaagacAGTGGCTAAGCTGTGCTCAACCCTGACGCTCTCTGGACTTGTGGAAGTGAAGGAG TTGCAGAGGGAGTCCTTAACCCCAGAAGAGGTACAGTCAGTACAAGAGCACCTAGGTTACCAAAGTGACAGCTTGGTCTCTGTTCAAGTCACAGGCAAAAAACCAAACTTTGAAGTAGGCTCTTCTACTCAGCTTAAGCTTTCTTTTCCCAAGAAGTCTGCTGTGTCAG AGAAACCTGCCATGGACCCTAATGCTGCCAAGCTGTGGACACTCTCAGCCAGCGACATGAATGATGATGGCATG GATCTCATTGATTCTGATGAACTCTTGGATCCAGAGGATTTGAAGAAGCCAGATCCAGCTTCCCTACGGGCTGCTTCATGTGGAGAAGGGACAAAAAGGAAGGCCTGTAAAAATTG CACGTGTGGCCTAGCAGAAGAACTGGAGCAGGAGAAACTGAAGGAACAGAAGAGATCCCAACCCAAGTCAGCTTGTGgaaat TGTTATTTGGGTGATGCCTTCCGCTGTGCGAGCTGCCCCTACCTTGGGATGCCAGCCTTTAAACCTGGGGAGAAAATCCTCTTGAGTGAAAAAAATCTTCATGATGTCTAG